In a single window of the Candidatus Lernaella stagnicola genome:
- a CDS encoding phosphoglycerate kinase → MAIKYVDELEIEGKRVFLRADLNVPITDGQITDDTRIQAVLPTIRQILRKGGRLILASHLGRPKGKAVESLSLKPVGEHVRELLDRTVIMREELDVYSDGVRVVANQLKEGEILLLENLRFDPRETANDPDFARQLAELTDVYINDAFGASHRAHASIDALPRAVAEKGAGFLMRKELRYLREALADPTPPFWAVLGGAKVSDKLGVVEHLLDKVDGLIIGGGMAYTFLKALGNEIGKSLLEQSRLGYCRAVLNRAQRLGVKILLPVDHVVADAVSADAAAQVIRNGEFEADMMGLDIGPQSIVLFTEALASAKTIVWNGPMGVFEIEKFSQGTFAVARAVASSDSVSIVGGGDSVSAVKKAGVAGQISHISTGGGASLELLEGRVLPGIAALES, encoded by the coding sequence ATGGCCATTAAGTATGTGGACGAACTGGAAATCGAAGGGAAACGGGTTTTTCTGCGCGCGGATTTGAACGTGCCGATCACGGACGGGCAAATCACCGACGATACGCGAATTCAAGCCGTGCTGCCCACGATTCGCCAGATCCTTCGCAAGGGTGGCCGGCTGATCCTGGCCAGCCATCTGGGCCGGCCGAAAGGGAAGGCGGTCGAGAGTCTGTCGCTCAAGCCGGTGGGTGAGCACGTGCGGGAATTGCTCGACCGCACGGTGATCATGCGCGAGGAATTGGACGTGTATTCCGACGGCGTGAGAGTTGTGGCCAACCAGTTGAAAGAGGGCGAAATTCTCTTGCTGGAAAACCTGCGCTTCGATCCGCGGGAAACAGCTAACGACCCCGATTTCGCGCGGCAACTCGCGGAACTGACCGATGTCTATATCAACGACGCTTTTGGCGCCAGCCACCGGGCGCACGCCAGCATCGACGCGCTGCCGCGGGCCGTGGCGGAGAAGGGCGCCGGCTTCCTGATGCGCAAGGAGTTGCGCTACCTGCGGGAAGCTTTGGCGGATCCGACGCCCCCGTTTTGGGCGGTGCTGGGCGGCGCGAAAGTCAGCGATAAGCTGGGCGTTGTCGAGCATTTGCTGGACAAAGTGGACGGGCTGATCATCGGCGGCGGCATGGCCTATACCTTCCTCAAGGCGTTGGGCAACGAAATCGGCAAGAGTCTCCTGGAACAAAGCCGGCTGGGCTATTGCCGGGCCGTGCTGAACCGCGCCCAAAGACTTGGCGTGAAGATACTATTGCCGGTCGACCATGTCGTGGCCGACGCCGTATCGGCCGACGCCGCGGCGCAGGTGATACGCAACGGCGAATTCGAGGCCGACATGATGGGTCTGGACATCGGTCCGCAATCGATTGTGTTGTTTACCGAGGCGCTTGCGTCGGCCAAGACGATCGTATGGAACGGACCCATGGGTGTCTTCGAAATTGAAAAATTCAGCCAAGGCACTTTCGCCGTGGCCCGTGCGGTCGCTTCCAGCGATTCAGTATCGATCGTCGGCGGCGGTGATTCGGTCAGTGCGGTGAAGAAAGCCGGCGTGGCCGGCCAAATCAGTCACATTTCAACCGGAGGCGGGGCGAGCCTCGAATTGCTCGAAGGACGGGTACTGCCCGGAATCGCCGCCCTCGAATCGTGA
- the tpiA gene encoding triose-phosphate isomerase: MSRRPILAGNWKMNLLIAEAAELAAALAGQVGDISDRDVVLIPTYTALAAVREEIAGTNIALGAQNGHAEPGGAFTGEIAMPMIRDAGCDYVAIGHSERRQYFGETNAGCNAKIKAALGAGLRPIYCIGETLAQRKADETFEVIRVQVAEGLAGFTAADLDELVVAYEPVWAIGAGKSATPDEAQEVHAFIRKQLADTFGEAFAAAVRIQYGGAVKPDNVDALMAQPDIDGALVGGASLKADSFARIVRFE, from the coding sequence ATGAGTCGACGCCCCATCCTGGCAGGAAACTGGAAAATGAACCTTTTGATCGCCGAAGCGGCCGAACTGGCCGCGGCTCTTGCCGGGCAAGTCGGCGACATCTCCGACCGTGACGTGGTGCTTATCCCCACGTATACGGCCCTGGCGGCCGTGCGGGAAGAAATCGCGGGAACCAATATCGCGCTGGGCGCCCAAAACGGCCACGCCGAACCCGGCGGCGCCTTCACCGGCGAAATCGCCATGCCGATGATTCGTGACGCGGGCTGCGATTACGTGGCGATCGGCCACAGCGAGCGGCGGCAGTATTTCGGCGAGACCAACGCGGGCTGCAACGCCAAGATCAAGGCGGCGCTCGGTGCCGGCTTGCGGCCGATCTACTGCATCGGCGAAACCCTCGCACAACGAAAAGCGGACGAAACCTTCGAGGTGATCCGCGTGCAGGTCGCCGAAGGTCTAGCCGGTTTCACCGCGGCGGATCTGGACGAACTCGTGGTCGCTTACGAGCCGGTCTGGGCGATCGGCGCGGGCAAGTCCGCCACGCCGGACGAGGCGCAGGAAGTACATGCGTTTATCCGCAAGCAACTCGCCGACACTTTCGGAGAAGCGTTTGCCGCGGCGGTGCGCATTCAGTACGGCGGTGCGGTTAAGCCGGACAACGTCGATGCGCTCATGGCGCAGCCGGATATCGACGGTGCGCTCGTGGGCGGTGCGTCGCTCAAGGCGGATAGCTTTGCGCGTATCGTCCGGTTTGAGTAA